The sequence TTCCCCAATCATTAATTCAAGAAGAATAGAATAAATTTTGGAAAATTAGGCAAGACGCTCGCGGGGATGTTTTTTTAAGCTGAGTTCGTATTAATTGTTGAATATGAACTGAACATAATGGATAGTAAGTTCCCGTTGCAAGAATGGCGGATTGTGGGTTTTTCGGCTTTACTGGTAGGGACGATATGTGCTTTTGTCGCGCTGATTCACGGTATTAGTGAAGAAGGAATGCGAATGGCTATAAGATTTACCGGGCGTACTTCGCTGATATTTTTTGTTAGTGCTTTTGCTGCTTCTTCGCTTCAAAAAATTTGGAAAACACCACTTTCTATATGGATGTTGAAAAACCGTCGATATTTAGGTTTATCGATGGCTGTTTCTCATAGTTATCATGCTATAGCTTTGGTTGGTTTATGGTTTGTGACTAACGGTGCTGCTCCCCAGATTGAACCTTTGGGAACTTTGGGTTATGTTTTACTGATTGCTTTGACTATCACTTCTTTCAAAATTCCAGCGAAATGGTTGGGTAAACGTGGCTGGAAAATTTTGCACAAAACAGCGATGCATTATTTATGGTTGGGTTTGCTGTTTGAATATGGCTTGAAGCTTTCTAAATCGGATTATATTGCTTTACCTTTTTTACTTTTGCTGATTTTAGCGATGGTGTTGAGATTTACTGCGGGAAGAAGGGAGAAAAAATTAGTTTAAGCTATTAAAGTGGCGCTGTTTCTCCAACTTCTGATTAAAAGAAAGTTGTTACTAATTAGTGGGGACTATAAAAATCCAGAAACATGATTTTTTTATCCTCAAAATTAAATCGCACCATATTTTTTAAACCAATTTTGTAATAACAACCAACCATCTTTTGCTGCTTCTTCGTTGTAACTGGAGCGATAATCGGCATGAAAACCATGTGGTTGGTTGGGGTAAACTTTTATCTGAGTTGCTGTTTTAGTTTGTTTCAAAGCTGCTCGCATTTTCTCCACATCGCTAATGGGAATACTCGTATCTTCACCGCCGTAAAGCCCAAGCACCGGTGCTTTAATTAATGGTGCGATATCAACGGGATATTGCGGTTGTAGAATAGTACGCGATTCTTCCAATCTTCCATACCAAGCCACACCTGCTTTAAGTTGAGGGCTGTGTGCTGCGTATAGCCAAACGATTCTACCACCCCAACAAAAACCTGTGATTCCAAGTTTATCTACATCAGCTTTACCGGAATTATCAGCCCAAACTACCGTTGCATCTAAATCGGAAAGTACTTGAGTATCGGGAACTTTGGAAACAACTTTGCTGATAATCTCTTGAATATTATTTAGTTTAGAAACATCACCATAACGCGCAAACATTTGAGGAGCGATCGCCATATATCCGAGTTTAGCAAAACGACGACAAACGTCTTGGATATATTCATGTACGCCGAATATTTCTTGCACTACTAACACTACCGGAAAATTGCCACCTTTAGCTGGCATGGCTCGATAAGCGGGGATTTCTCCGTCGGCAACAGGAATTTTTACTGCACCTGCAATTAATCCAGAAGTTTCCGTTTTAATAACTTGAGCATAAATTGGCTGTACCGCCATTGCAAATCCTGCCGTCAAGCTAGCAATAAGTAATTCCCGTCTGCCAAAGTTATTTTGTGTCACTTTTTTGATTAATTATTAAGTATATGTTTGATCAAGAATGTATCATGCTCAGAGGAAAATGCGCTAAATTTATTAGCAGCTTTCACTGATTCTGGGCTGCAATAAAGTAAGGTAAATCAATTTCTGGTGCTGAATAACCAAACTGTGTTATTGCAGCAGAAACTTGTCCCCGATGATGAGTTCCGTGATTAACTATATGGCTGAGAATAT comes from Rivularia sp. PCC 7116 and encodes:
- a CDS encoding dienelactone hydrolase family protein, coding for MTQNNFGRRELLIASLTAGFAMAVQPIYAQVIKTETSGLIAGAVKIPVADGEIPAYRAMPAKGGNFPVVLVVQEIFGVHEYIQDVCRRFAKLGYMAIAPQMFARYGDVSKLNNIQEIISKVVSKVPDTQVLSDLDATVVWADNSGKADVDKLGITGFCWGGRIVWLYAAHSPQLKAGVAWYGRLEESRTILQPQYPVDIAPLIKAPVLGLYGGEDTSIPISDVEKMRAALKQTKTATQIKVYPNQPHGFHADYRSSYNEEAAKDGWLLLQNWFKKYGAI